Proteins found in one Aphelocoma coerulescens isolate FSJ_1873_10779 chromosome 27, UR_Acoe_1.0, whole genome shotgun sequence genomic segment:
- the MIEN1 gene encoding migration and invasion enhancer 1 has protein sequence MSGGAGDGNGDGNGAESGAERRVRIVVEYCEPCGFEATYQELASAVRDEYPDIEIESRLGGTGAFEIEINGQLVFSKLENGGFPYEKDLIEAIRRARNGEPLEKITNSRPPCVIL, from the exons atgagcggcggggccggggacGGGAACGGGGACGGGAACGGGGCCGAGAGTGGGGCCGAGCGGCGGGTCCGCATCGTGGTGGAGTACTG CGAGCCCTGCGGCTTTGAGGCCACGTACCAGGAGCTGGCGAGCGCCGTGCGGGACGAGTACCCCGACATCGAGATCGAGTCCAGGCTGGGGGGCACCG GTGCCTTCGAGATCGAGATCAACGGGCAGCTCGTCTTCTCCAAGCTGGAGAACGGGGGCTTTCCCTACGAGAAGGAC CTGATCGAGGCCATCCGCAGAGCCCGGAAtggggagcccctggagaaAATCACCAACAGCCGCCCCCCCTGCGTCATCCTGTAG
- the GRB7 gene encoding growth factor receptor-bound protein 7, with amino-acid sequence MEGGAQQNSLWEPPEQDGGPSERDGGEGPPEVKRSQPLFIHGSSRQLPQEEPRASSLPSIPNPFPELCSPSNSPILSSPALGQGPPREGTSHVVKVFGEDGACRSLEASAGTTARQLCETLVRRTRALHDHSWALVELHQHLALERCLEDHESVVEVQSSWAPGADSRFVFRKNFAKYELFKSNAQSLFPEVMVSSCLEANKSMAHSELIQNFLNSGSCPEVQGFLQLREAGRKVWKRFHFSLRRSGLYYSTKGTSKDPRHLQYFADLTESNIYYVTQGKKLYGTPTEFGFCIKPHKVRSGVKGLKLLCSEDEQSRSCWMAAFRLFKYGMQLYCNYQQAQARLSQPPWIGPTPLRSVSDNALVAMDFSGCTGRVIENPSEVLTAALEEAQAWRKKTTHRYSLPAACHSSPLSAAIHRTQPWFHGRISREDTQQLIGRQGLVDGVFLVRESQRNPKGFVLSLCHLQRIKHYLILPSEEEGRLYFTMDDGQTRFADLIQLVEFHQINRGILPCKLRHYCTCVAL; translated from the exons ATGGAGGGGGGGGCTCAGCAGAACAGCCTCTGGGAGCCCCCCGAGCAGGATGGGGGTCCCAGTGAGCGGGACGGGGGCGAGGGGCCGCCCGAGGTCAAGCGCTCCCAGCCGCTCTTTATCCACGGCAGCAG CCGGCAGCTGCCACAGGAGGAGCCACGAGCATCGTCACTGCCCAGCATCCCCAACCCCTTCCCCgagctctgcagcccctccaACTCACCCATCCTGAGCAGCCCGGccctgggacagggacccccccgcGAGGGCACCTCCCAC GTGGTGAAGGTGTTCGGCGAGGACGGCGCGTGCCGCTCGCTGGAGGCGTCGGCGGGGACCACGGCGCGGCAGCTCTGCGAGACCCTGGTGCGCAGGACGCGGGCGCTGCACGACCACAGCTGGGCCCTGGTGGAGCTGCACCAGCACCTGGCCCTGG AACGCTGCCTGGAGGACCACGAGTCGGTGGTGGAGGTGCAGAGCTCCTGGGCCCCAGGCGCCGACAGCCGCTTTGTGTTCCGCAAGAACTTCGCCAAGTACGAGCTCTTCAAGAGCAACGCG cagTCGCTGTTCCCCGAGGTGATGGTGTCCAGCTGCCTGGAGGCCAATAAGAGCATGGCACACTCCGAGCTCATCCAG AATTTCCTCAACTCCGGGAGCTGCCCCGAGGTCCAGGGCTTCCTGCAGCTGCGGGAGGCCGGGCGCAAGGTCTGGAAGCGTTTCCACTTCTCCCTGCGCCGCTCGGGGCTCTACTACTCCACCAAGGGCACCTCCAAG gacccccggcACCTCCAGTACTTTGCTGACCTCACCGAGTCCAACATCTACTATGTGACGCAGGGCAAGAAGCTCTACGGGACCCCCACCGAGTTTGGCTTCTGCATCAAG CCCCACAAGGTGCGGAGCGGCGTCAAGGGCCTGAAGCTGCTGTGCAGCGAGGACGAGCAGAGCCGCAGCTGCTGGATGGCCGCGTTCCGGCTCTTCAAG TATGGGATGCAGCTCTACTGCAACTACCAGCAAGCGCAGGCACGGCTGAGCCAACCCCCCTGGATCGGCCCCACGCCCCTG cGAAGCGTCTCGGACAATGCACTGGTGGCCATGGACTTCTCGGGGTGCACGGGCCGGGTGATCGAGAACCCCAGTGAGGTGCTGACTGCAGCTCTGGAGGAGGCACAGGCCTGGAGG AAGAAGACGACACACCGGTACAGCCTGCCCGCAGCCTGCCACAGCTCCCCACTCAGCGCCG CCATCCACCGCACCCAGCCCTGGTTCCACGGGCGCATCTCCCGGGAGGACACCCAGCAGCTCATCGGCCGTCAGGGCTTGGTGGACGG GGTCTTCCTGGTGCGGGAGAGCCAGAGGAACCCCAAGGGCTtcgtgctgtccctgtgccacctgcaGCGCATCAAACACTACCTCATCCTGCCG AGTGAGGAGGAGGGTCGGCTCTACTTCACCATGGACGACGGGCAGACGCGCTTCGCCGACCTCATCCAGCTCGTGGAGTTCCACCAGATCAACCGCGGCATCCTGCCCTGCAAGCTGCGGCACTACTGCACCTGCGTGGCCCTCTGA
- the LOC138099454 gene encoding retinol dehydrogenase 8-like — MAPKTVLITGCSSGIGLALAVRLAQDKQRRFRVIATMRNVGRSGALAAAAGPALGRTLEIKQLDVCDEGSIRACLDSIPGRHVDILVSNAGVGMAGPLECQSLTAMQSVMDTNFFGLVRLVKEVLPDMKRRRGGHIVVISSIMGLQGIVFNDIYSASKFAVEGFCESLVVQALRFNVAISLVEPGPVMTEFETKLYEEAERADYSRTDPETAEIFTKLYLRSSKDVFTSIGQTPEDIAEHTLRVIEAARPPFRHQTNVAYTPMAALKHADPSGALITDAFYKLVFKYDTVLRFSLRAIRLLRWKAQKVKAGVRLLGFK; from the exons ATGGCTCCCAAGACGGTGCTGATCACCGGCTGCTCCTCCGGCATCGGGCTGGCGCTGGCCGTGCGCCTGGCGCAGGACAAGCAGCGCCGCTTCCGAG TCATCGCCACCATGAGGAACGTGGGCAGGAGCggggcgctggcggcggcggcggggccggcgctggGCCGGACGCTGGAGATCAAACAGCTGGACGTGTGTGACGAGGGCTCCATCCGCGCCTGCCTCGACAGCATCCCCGGGCGCCACGTCGACATCCTGG TCAGCAACGCCGGGGTGGGCATGGCAGGACCCCTGGAGTGCCAAAGCCTGACAGCCATGCAGAGCGTTATGGACACCAACTTCTTCGGCCTCGTCCGCCTGGTCAAGGAGGTGCTGCCCGACATGAAGCGGCGCCGCGGGGGCCACATCGTTGTCATCAGCAGCATCATGGGCCTGCAGG GCATCGTCTTCAATGACATCTACTCAGCCTCCAAGTTTGCGGTGGAGGGTTTCTGTGAGAGCCTGGTGGTGCAGGCACTGCGCTTCAACGTGGC GATCAGCCTGGTGGAGCCGGGGCCGGTGATGACGGAATTTGAGACGAAGTTGTACGAGGAAGCCGAACGCGCCGACTACTCACGGACCGACCCCGAGACGGCCGAAATCTTCACCAAGCTCTACCTGAGGAGCTCCAAGGATGTGTTCACCAGCATTGGCCAGACCCCCGAGGACATCGCAGAG CACACCCTGCGGGTGATCgaggcggcgcggccgccgtTCCGGCACCAGACCAACGTGGCGTACACGCCGATGGCCGCGCTCAAACACGCCGACCCCAGCGGTGCCCTCATCACCGACGCCTTCTACAAGCTGGTGTTCAAGTACGACACGGTGCTGCGGTTCAGCCTCCGCGCCATCCGCCTGCTCCGGTGGAAGGCACAGAAGGTCAAGGCGGGTGTGCGGCTCCTGGGCTTCAAATAA